The DNA sequence TTGTGTAATACttatttcaaatttaatttcttatttcttGCTAATGCTTATCTATAGTTGTGTAAGGGTGTTTAATTGTTATAGACTTAAAAATAAATGCATCATTAAGGTGTGTGTGCGCatgcataattttttttctttcgcttTTTCATCTTATGACTCATTATTACCTTGTTTATACCATAATATATGCAAGTTTCTGCAAAGGTCAGTTTGACATCTATTACCACTAAATTTACAGGAGGGAGGTTTTGATTTAGATATGACATATATTACTGAAAATATAATTGCTATGGGTTTCCCAGCTGGAGATATAAGTTCTGGCTTTTTTGGATATGTTGAGGTAAGAAAATTACATGGTATATGTTTAAAATTCAATAGGCTAAGTTTGGTTGCATCATTTTAAAAGTTGCCAACTGAAAATGTGATGCAGGGATTTTATCGGAATCATATGGAAGAAGTGATCAGATTTTTTGAAACTCATCACAAGGTAAGAAATGGTTTGCATTTGAATGATGAAATTGACTCTATGCAACAGAAAAATATCTGCATTCCACTAAATAGTACATAAACATTAGTGGGCTTAAGAATATGGTTTTACTTTTTTCTGCCTCATCTGCAATTGAGGTTCTGTCCTttctttatttatatttttttcgtCAATGATTAATTATACAATTTCTCTCATATTGGCAGGGACATTATAAAGTGTACAATCTTTGTTCAGAGAGGTTATATGATGCATCGCGATTTGAGGGGAAGGTGCAATTTATTATTTTCACTTGAAATCTTATTCTTTATAATGCTTAACAAAAAGTGTCAgaatttgataagttattaAGTTTAAAGTTTTCTTTTGTGATATTCGTTTAACACCTTAAAtactcatatatattttttatatatccATGGTCAAACACATTGCAAAAAAAGTTGACAGACTATTTTAAATTTTACTTCTGGTTCTCACGTTTTCAAAAAATCTGTAACCTGTTAATTAAGATGAAGGCTTTTTCTTGCTGCTAGATGCAATGGTTGACATTTTTGATATACGTAACATCGAGGGTTCTGCATAATTGATAGAGATTTCGGAGTTTTTCAATTTAACTCGCATTTGAATTAAACAATTGATGAAagcattccaaaaaaaaaaaaaaaatttgagtgaATGATGTGATACACTTTAAAGTATTTGTTATGTATTGAAAGAAAATAGTTGAAAGTTTGTTGATCTTACCTTTCTGTTGGGAATTAGAGAACAATTGAGAATGTCAAATAGATTTGCAGGGTAAACATCTCAATGCTGCAGTTCTGTTTTCCGTTATATTGAATAACTGCTTGTTGTATTTTCCTCTTCTCTGTATGTTTCAAGGCTGCAAGTTTCCCATTTGATGATCATAACTGCCCCCCAATCCAACTTATTGGATCCTTCTGTCAAAGTGCTCATTCATGGTTAAAGGAGGACATTGAAAATGTTGTGGTTGTTCATTGTAAAGCTGGTATGGCAAGGACAGGAGTAATGATTTGTAGCCTTCTCCTATACCTTAAGGTGTGATTTTGTACCAGCACTCTTAAGATTTGTGGTTGTATGGTGGAACTGTTGTTTCTTGTGTTAAATCTGTGTTCTTGCACTTGTGACTgaacttcttttgttttttctcattttttgttttttccattTTGCCATCTCTTTGCAGTTCTTTCCTACAGCTGAGGAGGCCATGTATTACTATAACCATAAAAGATGTGTAGATGGAAAGGCTCTGGTTCTTCCGAGTCAGATTGTCAGTCAATTATCTTTGTGGATTCTCTCTTTTTAGGGTTGATGGTTTTCATTTCTTTACATCATTCTAATTGACaaatttttctttgcttttcctAGAGGTACGTGAAATATTTTGACATTATCTTGAGAAACTTCAATGGAGAATGTCATCCTCGAAGGTACACTTCTCTTTCTCCAAAATGCATCCATATGATTATAAATATTATCAACACGCATATGTATGTATACAACGTTGTAGGCATAGTATGCATAGGTGTTCTAATGAGGACCTAGCTTGTGGAGTTGATATGAAGACTTTGGATCAATCCCTCATATATAGTTCACAACATGTAGGTCATCATTAGATCAGTTCCCTGTATATTCCTTGTACAtgcatatatttaattatttttatatatcTGTACATATATGTATTATCTGTATGTATTTTAGTATGCATGTAAGGTTCCATTTTGAAAGATATTGAGATTCTATTGTTATAGGTGCATGCTCAGGGGATTCCGGATTCACAACTGCCCTCATTGGATTAGGCCCTCCATTACAGTCTCTGACCATAATGGTAACCTTTGATATTTCTGTGCTGATGATCAATATCTGTGCAATATATTGTGATGCTTTGAGCCAATACACATGTCGTTAATTTAAGGGGGCACAGTGTTGCATTTGTAAAATTGATCATCTGCTGGTCTTAAGATCTTGAACTAGTTACTATTGGGCCTTAGTTTTGTGTTAAAAAGGAGTATTTATGTTAGAAAATGTAGTATTGAGTTACAGACGGTGCTTTAGAGAACTACCCTTAAAGCTTTGTTTGTGTCTCTGTGATGATCCATTATGTATGTTTCCTTGCATGTGTTTAAAATGTCGTtcgtgtttctttttgtttttgtttttctttttgtattattattttcttaataACTTGTAACAAATCTTAGTATACTATTACCACTCATCGTTTTTTCATGTCTCTTAAAAAAATGTTTTTCCCAATCTCAGGAATTTTGTTCTCATCAAGAAAGcatccaaaaacaaaagatcTAATGGTAAATCTTGTTATAGCACAATAAATGAtagtcttgtttttttttattctaacTTTTTGATATCAAGGGCAACCTGTATTGGATTTCTGATTTATGCCCACCAACTCAATTTTTAGCCAGAAGATTTCTGGATCAGTGCACGGAAGAAAGGGATTGTCGTTTTCGCTCTACCAGGGGAGCCTGGTCTAGCAGAGTTAGTGGGGGATTTCAAAATCTATTTCCATGAACGCCACGGAGATTTCTATTGGTCTGTAAACTGATTCCCTTATTTCACTCTTACTTATGTTACGGATTGAAATATCATTTCACAATTTTAGTGAAGATGTGGCAATCAGTAACTTGTGAAATGCATACTTGTCTGGAACCGCTTAGTAATTGAATAGATATTTTTGTGTATGCATATAAAAAGAGATTACACACCCAGAATGACTTCTTTTATATTTCTTCtcgtttttttatattttcagcTGGTTAAATACGATGATAGAAAACAACAGAAAGTTCTTAAACGCAGATGATCTCGATGGTTTTGAGAAGGTAGATGGTGTGACCTTCATTTAATATAGTAGTTTTGCTCTCCTGGTGCTTGCTTGTGAAAAGCCATTGGTTATGTTTTGCAGAGAAAATTACCTTCTCCAAGATTTCAGGTTGAAGTGATCATGATAGATTATAATGGTACTTCTCCTACAATACCTAATTCTTCAAGTAAGAAACCCGACGGTAGCTCAAATGACGCCTCTGCTTCAAGTGGCGGTGATGCAGCCAATCtgaatcaaagaaaaagagaagatggtgatgatgtatTTTCAGATAGTGAGGGAGAGGAGTCTGGGGATAGAAAGAGCAGGCTAGCAGAAGCTAATTCTAGAGCTGAGCTTACTGCGCTTGATCACTCGTCCAATACAACAGGAAAACAAATGGAAACTTCAGCTCAAACTGTGGATAGCACACAGAATGGTTCTTCTCACAAACAAACTTCTGATGGGGCAGGAAAATCTGGAGCAGAGGATATTAGGGCAATAGCTGCTGATGCTTCAGTTTTCTCTTTTGGGGATGAAGATTTTGACAGTGAATGATGCCATTCAACCTGACTGATGCTTGAAACTGTATCAGAAACTCTAGTGTACTTGATAGAGTTTGGAACCTTCTGAACTGATAGAGTTTGGAACCTTCATAGGAATCAGAAGTTGGTTGATATGATTTTATTCAACAAAGGAACGAGATGTTAATTAAATTTACATCTCCTGCAATCTCTCACATTTTTTCATCTCAAGAAAATTTGCTAACTCTGAAATGGGTGTAGGAAATGTCCCATAATGAAGTAAAAAAAGTAGTGCATACTAGTGAGAAGTAAAGAAAAAAGGTAGTTCATATTagtgagaggaaaaaaaaaaaaaaaaggaagacatAATGTTTGAATTCTGTTGATAGAATTGTTACATGAAAGAATACAAACTCAGTTTTTTGGTACATAAACATCCTGTACCACTTCTCAACATATAAAAACCATCTCCCAAACTAAAATTTGCTTCATTGAAGCTCTCTTCATGGGCAGATGAAGCTGGATATTCTGGACCTCATTCACACCAATCAAAACTGATCATTAGGAAAATTGAAGGTATCCACCAGCACATTTAAAAAGATGTACGTCGTTCCAACATTTTGAGCAACCAAATCGCTCCAGAGCAGCAAAATATAATGAAGGAAATCATTTAGAGCTGCCCTTGTAGTCTATTTCCGTTTTTTCTTGTCCTTTTTTTTATACAGCCTTTTTTCTTGTCCTTCTGGAACTTGGCTCTTCTTCAGCATAGAGATTTCATATTCCCtatttttaatttcttgcttcaATCCTTCAATATCTTTTAACTGATCTGAACACTGTTTCAATAGCTTTTCTTGTTCTTGCTTCAATCTTTCTATCTCTTTGAGATGATCGCAACAATGATCTAAGTCAGCCATCGTCTCATCTTCTATTTTCGCACCAatcttttgtttcttatttgCACCTGTGCTCTCCTCAACTTCAAGAGATCTCTTTGAAGAGGTTTGGTCTGAGGAACCATTATCTACCATTTTACGAACATATAGATTAGTAACTACGCCTGTGCTGAGCTTAAATTCAGTAAGTTTTTGTGGCCGTCCAGATGAGTCCTAGAATAAGACAGTAACAAATTTATCTCTTTATATCCAAAAATATCCAAGATGCTCGATAAAGGATGCAATTGACTTGTAATGACAATTCCTCATCACTTGaaagaacaaacaaaaacatataGCCAGAAATTCTACTCAGCGGTATGTACCTCTTCCTGGCTGCCTTGGACTATTTCATATGCTTGATGCGCTTCTTGTTGATTCTTAAATATAGCAAAGGCAGAATATATACCTCCTTTGGCTTTAACCGATGGCTTCTGCAAATGATTAACTATGTCAGAGAGAGGAGATGAGGAGGAGGGGGGTGTTGGTGTTGGGAGGAAGAAATATGATAACATAGACCATTTTATCAATTGCAATAAAAAGTGCAACTTGGCATAGAGTTTAGTGTCTTCGGATATCACAGAAAAATGTGAACTAATATGATTAAAGTACTATCCCCTTGGCACATATTCTTCAGATGTATTCATCAATATCCAAAATAtgatgtgaattttttttttttaaatgtaaaACAGTGATATAATCCTCTTTAAGTGTACTAACCCAAGGAGTCATACAGAAAATATAGGAAACTAAGGGTAATGATTGGACCTTGACTTCTAATGTGAAGTTCCCAGGTATGGCATTCTGCAATTCTACACTAGGCACTGTTCTTGGTATCCTGTGAAGGAGTAGCTTGGCCATGTTAGTATCAGGTACCTACAGGTACAAACAAAAGGTATTAAGACAAGGATGATGGAACTGGAACCACAGTATTAAAATTTAAAAGGTCATCCAATTAAATACAATTACTCACATCCTCCTGAACTGATGGAATGGTATCACCAACTTCACGCTCTACCTTAGCAAGAACAAGTTTCATTGCAGCACAGGCATCATCTAGACAATTGTGTGGAGAACCTTTCTTTCTAACTTCATAGCCTAACACAGACTGAGGCAAGAAAAAGAGATTTATGAGACAATAAGACATGCATGTGACAGGTTCTAGTCAAATCATTGTAATGGTCTAATTAATGGATTCCATGGTGCGAATATGAAATGTAAAAGTGAATTAACAGGTTGTATCGAAACTTGCCTTGCACAGATTATTCAAGGAAGGTTTTCTAGAAATAGGCCCATCCGAATATCTAAATACATATGCGGTATCAATCACCATTATATGGTCTATCTTCAATGCTGAAAACAAGAAGAACGTcataataaaaaacaaaacaaaaaacaaacaaattaaacaGATCTGAAAAAAGAAATCATAAATGTATAAGTAAACTGAAAatccagaagaaaaaaaaatcatggatTGATTGCAAGTTTGCAACTCAAAACCAACTTACAGAAACAACAATCAACTTACCCTGCAGGTCATTATTCAAACTGTGTCCAACTAAAATAGTTCCATCTGACAACAACTTCTTGAAGGATTTCTACAATATACACCGAGAATTGAGGTGAAAAAATGTTAATGGATTTACCCCTTGAAACCAATAAACAACCATTATACCTGTATATCAGCTAAAGTACATGTAACACCAGCCAAATCTGCTGCAGACATTCCTGTAATCACAGTTCTGTAATCAGCAACTTTTTTGTTGGGGTTTACTAGTTCATCCAGTTTGACCTGAAAAGACAAAGTATCATATACAAGGGACTGGAAAAGGTCTAGGTACTAATACAATATCTTCTGAGGTGGACAGCAGTAATACCTCTAAGTTTTGATCCACAACGCACACCCTTACTAAAGCTTCAGATCCATCTTTACATAGAACCATCTCACAATCAACAGCAAGCATTGCATTTGACATCTGCTTCGACTTTTTATTGAGCTTTGTAATTACCCAGTCCTGCTTTGCAATTTACTCAAGTTAACAAGAGAGATAAACCACATGACCAGCCAAATACTTCCAACAATAGGAAACTGCATATTCTTTATATGGTTGCTAATGGGAGCtaaaccaaaacagaaatagAAGAAAGGTTTTTGCAACAAAGATTGATACTAATACACAGTACAAACTTATGTAACTTAAAGTAATCAGATATGCAGTCAACAAACCTGGTTATGTGACGGGAACGAATAGTCAATTGGGTATTGTGGGTGCTCAAGAGTTACACGGACCAGCTTCTATAcgaccacaatcacaacaaatTAGTACCACCTAATAAATTGTGCATTACAAAAACCAAATGGATAttaacaaaaaggaaaacatgCTTCTCTAAACTACCGGCCCAGCTAGCCAACGACTAAGTTATTACATCAATAGATATCCATCTACCTGCTCCTTGGATTCATTTGCCGGAGAGTTCTTCAAGAACTGGTCTACTCCTTGGCGATTCGAATTGCATTGTACAACTTTGGCGAAAAGCTGAAAGCAAGAAACCGGGTGAGCAATCATCATTAAAATAAAGTTGTATCATATAAAACTCCATATGCACAGAGTTGATTACCTTCAAATCATCCTGTTTATCAAAACTCCTGACAAACGCAGTCAACACATCGATTGACCTCTTTCCAGGATCACTCAAACTGGCCCCAAATTTTTTATCATAACTAGCTAGAAACTGCTTCCAGTCTCCTTTAGAACCCTTCATTCCTCGCTTCTGGGCCAACTTCACAATCTCCACAAGCACCTATCCACCCCCATGTTAGAAATTCATATAAAGCATCCAACTTTCCCATACTTTAAACACTACTGATTTCTTTGCACAATTGACTAAACTAGGAAGCTGATAATTTGGTATTTGAAATTGGAAAACAAGTATAGGCGAAGTTAGTGGTGAAGTATGAAAAAGATGGAACCTTTTTCTCTGCAGTGGCGATGAAATCATCCATGGCGATATACTGAGGCGCGCAGGTTCGACTGTGGCGAGCGGCTGAAGCAGAAGCCGTTAATTTTTGGGGGTTAAGTTTTGCGCATAGGGTTTTTGCTTATAAGAAGAAGGGTCCGTGATGTCACTAAAAAAATGCGGGCTCTAACGTGTCCCCATTTAGCCTATCTCAACTCTGTCCTACAACTAAGAATTTGACACGTAACCACTGACTCAACACCCACTAACTCTGCCAACTCtcactaaaaaataaataataaaacattagaaaaataaatgaaaaccgGGGTGAGCctccagctaggctgggttccaagtccctttaaaaataataataataaaacattagaaaaataatttctctctttctttcttcttcatctacgtTGCTCTACCAGACTTGGCCGGCTTCAACCTGAATAGAGGCACTACCTTCATCTGAAACCTCAATCGGCGCAACATAAGTACTATACAAATAATACTAGTTCATACTCAAATTACAAGTTGTCTAAGAAGTAATTATAGCAATTCCATCATCACCCAGCTTAGGGGaaatatcaccaatggtcactgagttatgacttattcgacacttaactcattgtattttcaacaatatcacttaactcactcagttttacatccgtctttcattTAAGtcactgccgttaattctaccgttTGAAGCctttaaaattgagggtatatttgtcaaaacacttaaaaatcatttttaacttaaaaaaaaatacatttattaaaaaaaatttcaattttttaaaatttcttaaatttctaataaaaaatgatttttttaacttaaatataatttgaaaaaaaattgtctttttttttaaaaaaaaagttagaaatgcattttttttagtatttagacaaatataccttcaatttacatttattagacttttttcaaatttttaaatttctgagatttctaataaaaaatgatttttttaacttaaatataatttgaaaaaaaaaatgtcttttttttaaaaaaaaaaaagttagaaatgcatttttttagtgtttagacaaatataccctcaattttaatagcttttaacggTAGAATTAACGACAATGAGTTAaatgaaagacggatgtaaaactgagcgagttaagtgatattgttgaaaatacagtaagtgtagtgtcgaataagtcataactcagtaaCCATTGGTGATATTTTCCCCCCAGCTTAATATAAGACGAACCCACATAGATTCCACAGATTGTGATATTGGAAACCACCATATGAACACTACCCAGAAATAGGATCCTCATTGGTTTCTCAATCTGGGGAACTTGGAGAGGAATTATGGAAGAAACAACTTCGATTACCAGCAATTCCTTCAGAATCAAGACCCTTTTTGGACATGACTATGGAGGTAAAGGCTTGGTCTTTGGCTTCAACTTGGAATTAGGTCTACATTGGAATCAAGAACGAAGCTAGGAGATGTATGGAGGGTTTGTTAGGACTAGTTTGGGATTactgtgacttttaaaaaataCTGCTgatgctgtgttgtgagaataatcagctgtgaattaaaacaatttcgtatttggtaaataatatttttaaaagtgttgtcagtacataaaacaactgcagagcaTGTTTTGATCCATAGCAGTTTCTAAAAGCAACATCTGagttgcttctaaaatctgctgccagtgacctataactttcaattaaagctgttttttatttatttaccaaacacaataacacctaaaattttgaacaaaagcttaTTTTTATAAAAGCAAAGCAATCCTAAACGGGGCCTTAGAATAGCCCCTGAGTCTTCTACTTCGGGGTATAACAGTAATTCACCAAACTCCAGCTCTTTGTTGTCCACTCTGATTTGTACTATGTATTGCAATAGCAAGAAAGTTGGGTATGCTTTTAAGTGAAGGCCAAAAAAGTAGGACTTGGAAGCTTTGAGGATGACAGGTTTGGTTGCAGTGGGTGCTGGGACTTTAAGTGGGAAGAAGGAGCTTAAcgagggtgatgatgatgagatTATGTACTGAGTTAGAATTGGTCTTTGGTTTCAACTTGGAATTGGGTCTGTGTTGGAATTAACAACAAAGCTAGGAGAAGCGTGTTGGGTTGTTCGGGTTTTGTTATTCTTGaagttttatctttttattaaaagataaaataaaaaaaatttaaactgaTAAATAATAAACTTAACGGTGTTAACATGGGTTAAGTTTATGGACAGGTGTTGTAGTATGGGAGCAGTGATAGAGTTGGAATATGCTAAATAGGGATAGGTGATTTCATCCCTATTTAAGACTAGCTTCAATATTCCAGATTTTAAACACGGAACGATTCAAAGCACCGACTTAAATAGAGGCCAGGATAATATTAAATGGACTTCTTAGTTATTAAAAGCAAAGATTGACTACCAAATTCCATTTTTAAACATGTCCTAAactttgttttagtttttaggAGGAGGATTTGAAGCACCAACATGCACTTGTACCAACATAAATTAACGActcaattatattaaatacagtTTTtagttatcaaaaaaaaaatttgattagaaatatcaagggttgagattatctaATAAATATTGGGTCATTTTGCATcgtcggtgcatagaagaattttcaTAGTTTTTAagcatatctaccaaattcaaTAATTCGGTTATCAGTATGACTAACTTTAGAACaattaattctttgtaatataaattagaatgaacaatactatattttttaattttatagccgtgaactttgtattcatctactagaACCTTTCTTTTGTACATATGACAACAAGTTTtagccattttcaataaaaccatctttgactaggttacttaaaatacatgtactattaatatagtaatgttcatactattataaaaaaaattatattgtttcttaatatacatgtagtATGGAAAACTACAGtgtataaagctaatatttagataatcggtagattaagtatttaccaaaaccaaaccaactttttcagtaattttcaatttcggttttatcagtcttgattaccaaaaagtcggtttaccaaatcTAAAACATCAGTTGGTGTTCAgtcagtttggtaattaccaaatcaagtggcagccctagttATGATCCAAATTGCATATGCACGAGGCTAGCACTTGAAAATTTGGACACTCAGGTGCGTCTTTCCAAGTGAAAATGTCCATCGCTGCTTACTATTTATCACAAATGTTTTGATAAATTAATTGAAGGTATAATACAAGAAATATGATAGATGCAATGACATGTAGAAAGAATAAAACAAAGGAAATTCACATAAAGTTCATGATTTTCATTCATACTGCAAAATGGAGAAGACTACAGCATATAAGGTGTTATGGACCATTGTCCTTACAACTGTGATGTACAACACGTGTCCCAGTACTAGATGATAGCTGTCTACTACTACTTGGCTAAAAGATGTGGATTAGAATAAGTGGGCTAGTATGGTGACAGAAAGAGGTGAGCGCTATCAATTCCACCCCCCAAGATGGCAAGTGTCCTCAGTTGCTAAAGGAAGGGAAACGAGATACAATCTCTTGAGCTAATTCCCAGGTGGCGTCCTCCACTGGGAGCCCGGTCCATTTGATAAGCCATTAAGTAACCTGGTGCTTCTTGTGTTTCACGACCTGCATATCGAGGACCGCTTCTGGAGACCAGATGAGTTCGCCACTCTCATCAAATGGAGGCAAGGTGGGTGAAACATGTTTCGTGACACCGGTTCGCCGTTTCAGCAAGGAGACATGGAACACTGGGTGGAGGCGTGCTTGATGGGGCAGAGCAAGTTTGTAGGCCAGTTGCCCAATGCATGCCGTGATCTGGAATGGACCGTAATATCTTGGGGCCAATTTGTGGGCAGGGCGTTTCACTAGGGACTTTTGGCGATAAGGATGCAGCTTCAGGTAAACCCAATCCCCAATTGCAAATTCCCTCTCAATAGGGTGAAGATCAGCCTGTTGTTTCATCCTGTTTTGTGCAATTACCATGTTGGATTTCAAAGTCCTGATGAGTTCATCCCTCTGTTGTAAGGCCTCATCAACAGCTTGGACAGAAGTCGATTCCGGCATGTATAGCGAGACGGTAGGAGGTGGGTAGCCGTATAGTGCTTCGAAGGGTGTCATCTTGATAGTAGAATGGTGTGTGGTGTTGAACCACCATTCGACCCAATGCAGTAAGTCACTCCAAGAGGTTGGTTTATCAGCCACAAAGCATAGAAGATAATGCTCCAACGATCTGTTTACAACTTCGGTCTGACCATCCGATTAAGGATGGTAGGCAGATGTGTGGCATAATTTTGTACCTTGAAGTTTGAAGAAAGCCTTGCTCAAGAAAATGGGATCACGATTAGACATAATCGTTTTGGGCATACCGTGCAAACGGAAGATTTCTTTGAGGAAGACCTCGGCAATTGTTTTGGCTGAGTATGGGTGAGTGACACCGATGAAGTAGCTGTACTTGGTTAGTCTATCGACTACAACCATGATCGCGTTCTTGCCGGAAGAATTAGGGAGGCCATCCACGAAGTCCATGGAGATGTCAAGCCAAACGTTCTCCGGAATCGATAAAGGATTGAGAAATCCCGGAGGGTTAATGGTCTCATAGGACTGGAGCTGGCATTGGTCACATGCAGCCACAAATTGCTTCATATCCTTCCTCATACCTGGCCAAGAGAAATTACGTGCCAAACGAAGGTAAGATTTCAGATAACCAGAATGGGCAGCTAGAAGAGATGAATGAAACTCTGTTAATAGTTTAGGGCGCCATTCTGATGATTCTGGTACAAACACTTTGCCTTTATGCAATAGTCTGTTGGATatgaaactgaaattttttcttGTAGGGGTGCCCTGCTGAAGGTCAGAGATGAGTTTTTGGGCCTCTAGGTCACGTGTGCAAGCGCGGTCAATGTGGTCAAGATAGTCAAAAAACCGAAGTGCTGATGTTCTGGATGGAGTATAGTTCATGCTGTCTAGATAGCAGGTCAGGAACCGTGTTGAATCGGCCAGGTTTGTACTCAATTGTGAAATCGTAGCCCAGAAGCTTGTTGAGAATCGGTCAATATGTGAAGTCGAAAACACAAATAAACACAGCACACCAAGAGAAACAACCACAAAGATACGAGCACAAGAACACAGATTTAAGGTGGTTTTGCACTTTTGCCTACGTCCACCGGGCAGAAAACAATCTTCCACTATATTTATAATGGGTACAaccagaaagaataagaaaacaaggactctctcttctcttcctatctctcccttctttgccctctctcactctctaactCCGAGAATGGAATACACTTTGCTCTCTGTCTTTGTGATGAAAAACCTAGAGCAGAACCCCTCCTTATATAGCCATAAGGATATCAGCTTTCTTCACCTATTAGGAAACCTATTCCTATTGGTGGTAGGCAAttatgccttctccttctctgtaATCAACAAGGATTACAGGTAATCCTACATCAATAAGGATTTTTCTTCCTCATTGGAACTCCATTCATCAGTAGGAATCCAAAACCTACTGGGTAAACAATTCTCATACTctaagacaattgtcttagGAAAGACTCATGGGCTGGAAACCCAACAAAGCTTGGCCAGCCATTTTTCTTGTGAAGGTGTGGTGATGCGTTGATCCATCATGTGTTTGATGGTCTGATGGTCAGTGATAATTTTGAAGTGCTTGCCCAAGACGTAGGGACGCCATTTTTCAACTGCAAAGAGTATAGCCAGCAT is a window from the Rosa chinensis cultivar Old Blush chromosome 2, RchiOBHm-V2, whole genome shotgun sequence genome containing:
- the LOC112187569 gene encoding phosphatidylinositol 3,4,5-trisphosphate 3-phosphatase and protein-tyrosine-phosphatase PTEN2A, yielding MDVKSSDPSPQPAAVPSGQDNATQNAQSAKGVSGVFGSFTKGILSTSQSAVKAVQVKARHLVSQNKRRYQEGGFDLDMTYITENIIAMGFPAGDISSGFFGYVEGFYRNHMEEVIRFFETHHKGHYKVYNLCSERLYDASRFEGKAASFPFDDHNCPPIQLIGSFCQSAHSWLKEDIENVVVVHCKAGMARTGVMICSLLLYLKFFPTAEEAMYYYNHKRCVDGKALVLPSQIRYVKYFDIILRNFNGECHPRRCMLRGFRIHNCPHWIRPSITVSDHNGILFSSRKHPKTKDLMPEDFWISARKKGIVVFALPGEPGLAELVGDFKIYFHERHGDFYCWLNTMIENNRKFLNADDLDGFEKRKLPSPRFQVEVIMIDYNGTSPTIPNSSSKKPDGSSNDASASSGGDAANLNQRKREDGDDVFSDSEGEESGDRKSRLAEANSRAELTALDHSSNTTGKQMETSAQTVDSTQNGSSHKQTSDGAGKSGAEDIRAIAADASVFSFGDEDFDSE
- the LOC112187567 gene encoding small RNA degrading nuclease 3 isoform X2, which gives rise to MDDFIATAEKKVLVEIVKLAQKRGMKGSKGDWKQFLASYDKKFGASLSDPGKRSIDVLTAFVRSFDKQDDLKLFAKVVQCNSNRQGVDQFLKNSPANESKEQLVRVTLEHPQYPIDYSFPSHNQDWVITKLNKKSKQMSNAMLAVDCEMVLCKDGSEALVRVCVVDQNLEVKLDELVNPNKKVADYRTVITGMSAADLAGVTCTLADIQKSFKKLLSDGTILVGHSLNNDLQALKIDHIMVIDTAYVFRYSDGPISRKPSLNNLCKSVLGYEVRKKGSPHNCLDDACAAMKLVLAKVEREVGDTIPSVQEDVPDTNMAKLLLHRIPRTVPSVELQNAIPGNFTLEVKKPSVKAKGGIYSAFAIFKNQQEAHQAYEIVQGSQEEDSSGRPQKLTEFKLSTGVVTNLYVRKMVDNGSSDQTSSKRSLEVEESTGANKKQKIGAKIEDETMADLDHCCDHLKEIERLKQEQEKLLKQCSDQLKDIEGLKQEIKNREYEISMLKKSQVPEGQEKRLYKKKDKKKRK
- the LOC112187567 gene encoding small RNA degrading nuclease 3 isoform X1, whose product is MDDFIATAEKKVLVEIVKLAQKRGMKGSKGDWKQFLASYDKKFGASLSDPGKRSIDVLTAFVRSFDKQDDLKLFAKVVQCNSNRQGVDQFLKNSPANESKEQKLVRVTLEHPQYPIDYSFPSHNQDWVITKLNKKSKQMSNAMLAVDCEMVLCKDGSEALVRVCVVDQNLEVKLDELVNPNKKVADYRTVITGMSAADLAGVTCTLADIQKSFKKLLSDGTILVGHSLNNDLQALKIDHIMVIDTAYVFRYSDGPISRKPSLNNLCKSVLGYEVRKKGSPHNCLDDACAAMKLVLAKVEREVGDTIPSVQEDVPDTNMAKLLLHRIPRTVPSVELQNAIPGNFTLEVKKPSVKAKGGIYSAFAIFKNQQEAHQAYEIVQGSQEEDSSGRPQKLTEFKLSTGVVTNLYVRKMVDNGSSDQTSSKRSLEVEESTGANKKQKIGAKIEDETMADLDHCCDHLKEIERLKQEQEKLLKQCSDQLKDIEGLKQEIKNREYEISMLKKSQVPEGQEKRLYKKKDKKKRK